From the Candidatus Bathyarchaeota archaeon genome, one window contains:
- a CDS encoding NAD(P)-binding domain-containing protein, with product MGSTKLSSKVCVIGLGQVGFPVADYAYKKGLEVCGYDINPATAEKAMQTGGFKATTQWETIPPADVYIVCVTTSQTDQGPDLTPVFEVCKKIAQKAPSNALISIESTIIPGTSKKIYETILQKRVGLVHAPHRYWADQADKYGVNQLRVIGAVNTQSLQTGLKFYQDTLGIPMHTCNTAEVAEMCKITENSHRYLQIAFAEDLKMLCSQIGMSFEELRAACNTKWNVDIPEARDGIGRHCLPKDIKYVTSLAPSTMLQSAMQVDKQYREWLIKNQQ from the coding sequence TTGGGGTCAACTAAACTGAGCAGCAAAGTTTGTGTTATTGGTCTTGGGCAAGTTGGTTTTCCAGTTGCAGATTACGCGTACAAGAAGGGACTGGAAGTCTGCGGGTACGACATCAACCCCGCCACGGCAGAAAAAGCAATGCAGACAGGAGGCTTCAAAGCCACCACCCAATGGGAAACCATACCCCCCGCGGATGTCTACATAGTCTGCGTAACCACCAGCCAAACCGATCAGGGACCAGACCTCACACCCGTTTTTGAAGTCTGCAAAAAAATAGCCCAAAAAGCCCCATCAAACGCTTTGATATCCATAGAAAGCACCATAATCCCAGGCACATCCAAAAAAATCTACGAAACCATCCTGCAAAAACGCGTCGGGCTTGTCCATGCACCGCACAGGTACTGGGCAGACCAAGCAGACAAATACGGCGTAAACCAGCTTCGAGTCATAGGCGCCGTCAACACGCAAAGCCTGCAAACGGGATTAAAATTCTACCAAGACACACTGGGCATACCCATGCACACCTGCAACACCGCAGAAGTCGCTGAAATGTGCAAAATCACCGAAAACTCCCACCGTTACCTGCAAATCGCGTTCGCCGAAGACCTAAAGATGCTTTGCAGCCAAATTGGCATGAGCTTTGAAGAACTCCGAGCTGCCTGTAACACCAAATGGAACGTAGACATACCAGAAGCTCGAGACGGCATAGGCAGACACTGCCTCCCAAAAGACATCAAATATGTAACCTCCCTAGCCCCAAGCACCATGCTACAAAGCGCCATGCAAGTAGACAAACAATACCGCGAATGGCTAATCAAAAACCAACAATAG